One window of the Bos indicus x Bos taurus breed Angus x Brahman F1 hybrid chromosome 8, Bos_hybrid_MaternalHap_v2.0, whole genome shotgun sequence genome contains the following:
- the EGR3 gene encoding early growth response protein 3 isoform X1, whose product MTGKLAEKLPVTMSSLLNQLPDNLYPEEIPSALNLFSGSSDSVAHYNQMATENVMDIGLTNEKPNPELSYSGSFQPAPGNKTVTYLGKFAFDSPSNWCQDNIISLMSAGILGVPPASGALSTQTSTASMVQPPQGDVEAMYPALPPYSNCSDLYSEPVSFHDPQGNPGLAYSPQDYQSAKPALDSNLFPMIPDYNLYHHPNDMGSMPEHKPFQGMDPIRVNPPPITPLETIKAFKDKQIHPGFGSLPQPPLTLKPIRPRKYPNRPSKTPLHERPHACPAEGCDRRFSRSDELTRHLRIHTGHKPFQCRICMRSFSRSDHLTTHIRTHTGEKPFACEFCGRKFARSDERKRHAKIHLKQKEKKAEKGGAPSASSAAPVSLAPVVTTCA is encoded by the exons ATGACCGGCAAACTCGCCGAGAAGCTGCCGGTGACCATGAGCAGTTTGCTAAACCAACTGCCTGACAATCTGTACCCCGAGGAGATCCCCAGCGCGCTCAACCTCTTTTCTGGCAGCAGCGACTCGGTAGCCCATTACAATCAGATGGCTACAG AGAATGTGATGGACATCGGTCTGACCAACGAGAAGCCCAACCCGGAACTCTCATATTCGGGCTCCTTCCAGCCAGCCCCCGGCAACAAGACCGTGACCTACTTGGGAAAGTTCGCCTTCGACTCCCCTTCCAACTGGTGCCAGGACAACATCATTAGCCTCATGAGCGCCGGCATTTTGGGGGTGCCCCCGGCCTCTGGGGCACTCAGCACGCAGACCTCCACGGCCAGCATGGTGCAGCCGCCGCAGGGGGACGTGGAGGCCATGTATCCGGCGCTGCCCCCTTATTCTAACTGCAGTGATCTCTACTCGGAGCCTGTGTCTTTCCACGACCCCCAGGGCAACCCCGGGCTCGCCTATTCTCCCCAGGATTACCAGTCGGCCAAACCGGCCTTGGACAGCAACCTCTTCCCCATGATTCCCGACTACAATCTATACCACCACCCCAACGACATGGGCTCCATGCCGGAGCACAAGCCCTTCCAGGGCATGGACCCCATCCGGGTCAACCCGCCCCCTATTACCCCGCTGGAGACCATCAAGGCATTCAAAGACAAGCAGATCCACCCGGGCTTTGGCAGCCTGCCCCAGCCGCCGCTCACGCTCAAGCCCATACGGCCTCGCAAGTACCCCAACCGACCTAGCAAGACCCCTCTCCACGAGCGGCCACACGCGTGCCCGGCGGAGGGCTGCGACCGCCGCTTCAGCCGCTCGGACGAGCTGACCCGGCATCTGCGCATCCACACGGGCCACAAGCCCTTCCAGTGCAGGATCTGCATGCGGAGCTTCAGCCGCAGCGACCACCTTACCACTCACATCCGCACGCATACGGGCGAGAAGCCCTTTGCCTGCGAGTTCTGCGGGCGCAAGTTTGCGCGCAGCGACGAGCGCAAGCGCCACGCCAAGATCCACCtcaagcaaaaggagaagaaggcggAGAAGGGGGGTGCGCCTTCTGCGTCCTCGGCGGCCCCGGTGTCCCTGGCCCCTGTGGTCACCACCTGCGCCTGA
- the EGR3 gene encoding early growth response protein 3 isoform X2 — protein MEPCAAWSPRGGRENVMDIGLTNEKPNPELSYSGSFQPAPGNKTVTYLGKFAFDSPSNWCQDNIISLMSAGILGVPPASGALSTQTSTASMVQPPQGDVEAMYPALPPYSNCSDLYSEPVSFHDPQGNPGLAYSPQDYQSAKPALDSNLFPMIPDYNLYHHPNDMGSMPEHKPFQGMDPIRVNPPPITPLETIKAFKDKQIHPGFGSLPQPPLTLKPIRPRKYPNRPSKTPLHERPHACPAEGCDRRFSRSDELTRHLRIHTGHKPFQCRICMRSFSRSDHLTTHIRTHTGEKPFACEFCGRKFARSDERKRHAKIHLKQKEKKAEKGGAPSASSAAPVSLAPVVTTCA, from the exons ATGGAGCCATGTGCGGCGTGGAGTCCCCGCGGTGGGAGAG AGAATGTGATGGACATCGGTCTGACCAACGAGAAGCCCAACCCGGAACTCTCATATTCGGGCTCCTTCCAGCCAGCCCCCGGCAACAAGACCGTGACCTACTTGGGAAAGTTCGCCTTCGACTCCCCTTCCAACTGGTGCCAGGACAACATCATTAGCCTCATGAGCGCCGGCATTTTGGGGGTGCCCCCGGCCTCTGGGGCACTCAGCACGCAGACCTCCACGGCCAGCATGGTGCAGCCGCCGCAGGGGGACGTGGAGGCCATGTATCCGGCGCTGCCCCCTTATTCTAACTGCAGTGATCTCTACTCGGAGCCTGTGTCTTTCCACGACCCCCAGGGCAACCCCGGGCTCGCCTATTCTCCCCAGGATTACCAGTCGGCCAAACCGGCCTTGGACAGCAACCTCTTCCCCATGATTCCCGACTACAATCTATACCACCACCCCAACGACATGGGCTCCATGCCGGAGCACAAGCCCTTCCAGGGCATGGACCCCATCCGGGTCAACCCGCCCCCTATTACCCCGCTGGAGACCATCAAGGCATTCAAAGACAAGCAGATCCACCCGGGCTTTGGCAGCCTGCCCCAGCCGCCGCTCACGCTCAAGCCCATACGGCCTCGCAAGTACCCCAACCGACCTAGCAAGACCCCTCTCCACGAGCGGCCACACGCGTGCCCGGCGGAGGGCTGCGACCGCCGCTTCAGCCGCTCGGACGAGCTGACCCGGCATCTGCGCATCCACACGGGCCACAAGCCCTTCCAGTGCAGGATCTGCATGCGGAGCTTCAGCCGCAGCGACCACCTTACCACTCACATCCGCACGCATACGGGCGAGAAGCCCTTTGCCTGCGAGTTCTGCGGGCGCAAGTTTGCGCGCAGCGACGAGCGCAAGCGCCACGCCAAGATCCACCtcaagcaaaaggagaagaaggcggAGAAGGGGGGTGCGCCTTCTGCGTCCTCGGCGGCCCCGGTGTCCCTGGCCCCTGTGGTCACCACCTGCGCCTGA